A stretch of Cicer arietinum cultivar CDC Frontier isolate Library 1 chromosome 5, Cicar.CDCFrontier_v2.0, whole genome shotgun sequence DNA encodes these proteins:
- the LOC101504923 gene encoding LOB domain-containing protein 21-like: MIEQHNRKSEMKGMKGYEPRSSSSCAACKLLKRRCTPNCIFAPYFHSNECKKFAKVHKVFGASNVSKILIEVPEKQREDTVNSLAYEAEARLRDPVYGCIGAIALLQRKMMELQHDLAIAKDRLARCHAAAVASAAAATTTFSVDTLHSHVTLPPFPDFSPSNDIFCHNNSSSQFYTRDETVDDFNQIPCLFSSFGSLF, translated from the coding sequence ATGATAGAGCAACATAATAGGAAAAGTGAAATGAAAGGCATGAAAGGCTATGAACCACGTTCAAGCTCATCTTGTGCAGCTTGCAAGTTATTAAAAAGAAGATGCACACCTAATTGTATATTTGCACCTTACTTTCATTCAAACGAGTGCAAGAAATTTGCCAAAGTCCACAAAGTATTTGGAGCAAGTAATGTGAGCAAAATACTAATTGAAGTGCCAGAAAAACAAAGGGAAGACACAGTGAATTCTTTAGCTTATGAAGCAGAGGCAAGGCTTAGAGACCCAGTTTATGGATGCATTGGTGCTATAGCTTTGTTACAAAGGAAGATGATGGAACTTCAACATGATTTGGCTATTGCTAAGGATCGTCTTGCTCGTTGTCATGCTGCTGCTGTTGCTTCTGCTGCTGCTGCTACAACCACTTTTTCTGTTGATACTTTGCATTCTCATGTTACTTTGCCTCCATTTCCTGACTTTTCACCTTCTAATGATATTTTCTGCCACAACAACTCTTCTTCTCAATTTTACACCCGAGATGAAACAGTGGATGATTTCAATCAAATACCatgtttattttcatcttttGGTTCGCTTTTTTAA